One window of Methanogenium organophilum genomic DNA carries:
- a CDS encoding PP2C family protein-serine/threonine phosphatase gives MHTRFAYHAISVAGRRPNNEDAWGARWYGETLFCGVADGIGGRPAGDVASSCAIRTAEDVVSRAFGAGAMPDSSALLRQAHISADAAVKQEATGPLRGMGTTLTTALFCDGNLTTCNTGDSRCSLVRDGRLIQVTRDHSLVQEQIDAGTIRPEEVFSHPQKHIITRSIGALFAADVTETQIIPGDTLILSTDGMHDYLTPDTIVQEVRGKSARIAAAALLSAAITVSEDNITVCVITVSQD, from the coding sequence ATGCATACCCGGTTTGCATACCATGCGATATCAGTGGCAGGAAGACGGCCAAATAATGAGGATGCCTGGGGAGCACGCTGGTATGGCGAGACGCTCTTTTGTGGGGTCGCGGACGGCATCGGCGGCCGTCCGGCAGGTGATGTGGCCTCATCCTGTGCCATCCGAACAGCAGAGGACGTCGTCAGCCGGGCCTTTGGCGCGGGCGCCATGCCCGATTCCTCAGCCCTCCTTCGGCAGGCACACATCTCTGCAGATGCGGCGGTAAAACAAGAAGCCACCGGTCCGCTACGTGGCATGGGTACCACCCTCACAACCGCACTCTTCTGTGATGGGAATCTCACTACCTGCAATACCGGAGACTCACGCTGTTCACTGGTGCGGGACGGCCGCCTCATCCAGGTGACACGGGACCACTCACTCGTGCAGGAACAGATAGATGCAGGCACTATACGTCCGGAAGAGGTATTCAGTCACCCGCAGAAACATATCATCACCCGGTCCATTGGTGCACTCTTTGCAGCAGATGTGACCGAAACCCAAATCATTCCAGGAGATACGCTCATTCTCTCTACAGACGGCATGCACGATTACCTGACCCCGGACACAATAGTCCAAGAAGTACGGGGAAAATCCGCCAGAATCGCTGCCGCTGCACTGCTCTCTGCAGCGATTACCGTTTCAGAGGACAATATCACCGTCTGTGTCATTACCGTCTCCCAAGATTAA
- a CDS encoding UvrD-helicase domain-containing protein has protein sequence MPPQRTPVQEIAITSPGSLCVTAGAGTGKTYVLVSRYLDLLEREGDEQAGVQEILALTFTEKAAAEMKDRVRQALASAEGEDAARFRDDLMWAGISTIHSFCTRILREYALEAGLEPGFAVIDDHDLTQMTEEALYRLLYTTLPEPVREATLVCLRTFGVWQIQQVLTSLYNDRWNAERFFRQVRENPEDVIAAWSAAVDAEKDDICTQFFASPAGEAAAVLRDLALVYAGESDPAAHYLAEAAPCLEALDPARPDTTCKALAALLSCKGRRGMGSAKVLGADVKKHLNTAYSALKEWGDDNPRGLLTLTVSPDDPKTQETIHVLQALGTAFFWFAGAIGRQKAQRGGIDFGDMLILTQALLAENPTARNGIAAKYRAIMVDEFQDTDPLQAAIISDILTAAGKERSLFVVGDPKQSIYLFRNADVTQFKATREHITVERGGQEVALDTSFRSAPEIIGFVNTLFKTILGADRQPWEFGYDLLAVTEKRGTHRGTAEILITPTEKKAAERDLKEAEAVAAWLRDIVCGEKKTIYEKREDGKWNSRPAAFGDCAVLIETRGRLHLIEDAFRRAGVPYQIHGGTAYYDRQEVRDCAAVIAFLADNTDDIALYGALRSPFFGLSDAEIFRAADGRGRRLFSRLKEHATGPAATACRMLERWQAYARREPPSAFVTRILRESGMYVVCGGRKNGDQQTANLRKIIGIARSRESGGCYGFDEFAADLRRAVRDAPKEEDAPLFVAEEDAVTVMTVHASKGLEFPVVVLPFTNADTTGRRNGVVFEEGLGLATKIPGPDGPVDAPISLLIQHRRKEKEAAEARRLFYVAVTRARDHILLSGTLPDMEMVALGQETGKTRMHRTFAALCITPGDVTAGEKACTTPDGRKWRIPIITAEKSALTGPATPPQVPVMITAPLPAKRADAAWMTPPLSRSAPPSLPPLPATAIHAYASETIDGGPDPRSLLQSGGAENTAIRNGDLVHAVFAGMAPARACVRYGFPAGADRVAALASAYDQFCSHPLIRESTRHQCEVPFVHRFGEVMVRGVVDRIINTADGRYAVIDYKTGPDPGEGVCREEYRVQLAVYADAVRALTGRVPETYLYYTRTGRMAKVLPDIPAAQKAAAKADRHRRRECY, from the coding sequence ATGCCACCACAGCGAACACCGGTTCAGGAGATTGCCATCACCTCGCCGGGCAGCCTCTGTGTGACGGCTGGTGCCGGGACGGGGAAGACCTATGTACTTGTCAGCCGTTACCTCGACCTCCTCGAACGGGAAGGTGACGAACAGGCAGGCGTGCAGGAGATCCTTGCTCTTACCTTCACCGAGAAGGCAGCAGCAGAGATGAAGGACCGTGTCCGTCAGGCCCTTGCGTCAGCAGAGGGGGAGGATGCCGCCCGGTTCCGTGACGACCTGATGTGGGCCGGCATCTCCACGATCCATTCTTTCTGTACACGAATACTGAGGGAATATGCACTCGAAGCCGGCCTGGAACCCGGGTTTGCCGTTATCGATGACCACGACCTCACGCAGATGACAGAAGAGGCCCTCTACCGTCTCCTGTATACTACCCTGCCGGAACCCGTCCGGGAAGCGACCCTCGTCTGCCTGCGAACCTTTGGCGTCTGGCAGATACAACAGGTCCTGACCAGCCTCTATAACGACCGATGGAATGCAGAGAGGTTCTTCCGTCAGGTTCGGGAGAACCCCGAAGACGTCATCGCTGCATGGTCGGCTGCGGTAGATGCAGAAAAAGATGATATATGTACGCAATTCTTTGCATCCCCTGCAGGGGAAGCGGCAGCCGTGCTCCGGGATCTGGCCCTGGTGTATGCTGGCGAGAGCGACCCGGCAGCCCACTATCTTGCAGAAGCCGCCCCCTGCCTGGAGGCCCTTGATCCTGCACGCCCGGACACAACCTGCAAGGCCCTTGCCGCCCTGCTCTCCTGTAAAGGGAGACGCGGGATGGGGTCTGCAAAGGTTCTCGGGGCGGATGTAAAGAAACACCTGAACACGGCATACAGTGCCCTGAAAGAGTGGGGAGACGACAATCCCCGCGGTCTGCTGACGCTCACCGTCTCTCCGGATGACCCGAAGACTCAGGAGACCATCCACGTCCTGCAGGCGCTTGGCACGGCCTTCTTCTGGTTTGCAGGTGCCATCGGGCGGCAGAAGGCGCAGCGTGGGGGCATCGACTTTGGGGACATGCTCATCCTCACCCAGGCCCTGCTTGCAGAAAACCCGACGGCACGCAACGGGATTGCCGCAAAGTACCGGGCTATCATGGTTGACGAGTTTCAGGACACCGACCCCCTGCAGGCGGCCATCATCTCCGACATCCTCACAGCCGCAGGGAAGGAACGATCCCTCTTTGTGGTCGGAGACCCGAAACAGTCCATCTACCTCTTCCGGAACGCCGACGTGACACAGTTTAAGGCAACCCGCGAACACATCACGGTCGAGCGGGGGGGACAGGAGGTGGCACTTGACACCAGTTTCCGCAGCGCACCGGAAATAATCGGTTTCGTAAACACCCTCTTCAAAACGATACTCGGCGCCGACCGGCAGCCATGGGAATTTGGCTATGACCTGCTTGCGGTCACCGAAAAGAGGGGAACACACCGTGGAACAGCGGAGATCCTCATCACCCCAACCGAGAAAAAGGCCGCAGAGCGGGACCTCAAAGAAGCAGAAGCAGTCGCTGCGTGGCTCCGCGATATAGTCTGCGGAGAGAAAAAGACAATCTATGAAAAACGGGAGGACGGAAAGTGGAACAGCCGGCCTGCCGCATTCGGGGACTGTGCGGTCCTCATCGAGACACGGGGCCGCCTGCACCTCATCGAAGATGCCTTCCGGCGGGCCGGTGTGCCCTACCAGATCCATGGCGGGACCGCCTACTATGACCGGCAGGAAGTGCGAGACTGTGCAGCGGTGATCGCTTTCCTTGCAGATAATACCGATGACATCGCCCTGTATGGTGCCCTCCGTTCTCCCTTCTTCGGACTCTCTGATGCAGAAATATTCCGTGCTGCAGATGGTCGCGGCAGGCGTCTCTTTTCCCGGCTTAAAGAGCATGCCACCGGCCCGGCTGCCACAGCCTGCCGGATGCTGGAGCGCTGGCAGGCGTATGCACGGCGGGAACCCCCGTCGGCGTTTGTGACCCGCATCCTCCGGGAGTCAGGTATGTATGTAGTCTGCGGCGGGCGAAAGAATGGTGATCAGCAGACAGCAAACCTCCGCAAGATCATCGGGATCGCCCGGTCCCGGGAATCCGGAGGATGCTATGGATTTGATGAGTTCGCCGCAGACCTCAGGCGTGCGGTGCGGGACGCACCGAAAGAGGAGGATGCACCCCTATTCGTTGCGGAGGAAGACGCTGTTACAGTGATGACCGTCCATGCCTCTAAAGGGCTGGAATTTCCGGTCGTTGTGCTGCCCTTCACAAACGCTGACACCACCGGCCGGAGAAACGGAGTGGTCTTTGAGGAGGGACTGGGCCTTGCCACAAAGATTCCCGGCCCGGACGGACCGGTGGATGCACCCATCTCCCTCTTGATACAGCACCGGCGCAAGGAGAAAGAAGCGGCAGAGGCACGTCGCCTCTTCTATGTGGCGGTCACCCGAGCCCGTGACCACATTCTCCTCTCCGGAACCCTGCCGGATATGGAGATGGTCGCCCTCGGGCAGGAGACCGGCAAGACCCGGATGCACCGGACATTTGCGGCACTCTGCATCACTCCCGGAGATGTGACGGCAGGAGAAAAAGCCTGCACAACCCCGGACGGCCGGAAATGGCGGATACCAATCATTACCGCAGAGAAGAGTGCGCTGACAGGGCCGGCCACCCCGCCACAGGTGCCGGTAATGATCACCGCCCCTCTGCCCGCAAAGAGAGCAGACGCCGCATGGATGACCCCGCCGCTCTCCCGCTCTGCACCACCGTCCCTCCCCCCTCTGCCGGCAACGGCCATCCATGCATATGCTTCAGAGACAATAGATGGGGGGCCGGACCCCAGAAGTCTCCTGCAGTCCGGCGGAGCAGAAAATACTGCGATACGGAACGGAGACCTTGTGCACGCCGTCTTTGCCGGGATGGCCCCCGCCCGCGCCTGCGTGCGCTACGGTTTCCCGGCGGGTGCAGACCGCGTGGCCGCCCTTGCGTCAGCATACGACCAGTTCTGCTCCCACCCGCTCATCCGGGAGAGCACCCGACACCAGTGTGAAGTCCCGTTTGTCCACCGCTTTGGGGAGGTGATGGTGCGGGGTGTCGTAGACCGGATCATCAATACGGCAGACGGACGGTATGCGGTGATTGACTACAAAACCGGCCCTGACCCGGGAGAGGGTGTATGCCGGGAGGAGTACCGCGTCCAGCTCGCCGTCTACGCGGATGCCGTCCGGGCCCTGACCGGGAGAGTGCCTGAGACGTACCTTTACTATACCCGGACCGGCAGAATGGCCAAAGTTCTCCCGGACATTCCTGCCGCACAGAAAGCAGCGGCAAAGGCTGACCGGCACCGCAGAAGAGAATGTTACTGA
- a CDS encoding PD-(D/E)XK nuclease family protein: MTAERENDIPILPGDLQEECLRFFATCAAEDPFTAAFCLPTIRLASTLRTRMIREEIPHTQTLVGTAADLAKEILVRMAPDLRIIPAEEARVLMHQAIRAHPGRGILTPGGKEGGQRLVQDLSRLFRVIAERGIDYPSCLGAAGGEKSRVIGEIFADYRARMAAEGAVDSPSICSVAADALARSPITYSGCIYGIHAPLPEAKRFLSALSGSGGRWMVCRPAGANPAIFGPEALPSPETGNGPEWLFSDTGRLTPPASLSCGTFPDRRTEFRAVAQQISDLIHTGTPPEAIAVALPDLRAEERRLTAIFEDFSIPAASSTTLPLAQEPLVQALLLPLRVVADGYERQTVVQLFSQPFFRFSDADGRPVSGSEVNHRACEAGIRGGIAAWEDGFARLKGRLKETAENSAEPPYRQEGAARDFAATERVERVVAQLIRDLQPLTTPKPMGAHIQSLRDLYTRWDAPHIPPAPDAMVEEREKTALREFHQLLDRMAGTPGEEGPVVSVREAAAVLTAAAAEARPEHEPDTEAVQICGIRELQGLHLPVVFIADLTDGRFPDIPPLLPYTTEQEERAMGTMRRREKLREERYYFLAALLSAGNKLYLSHAESDGGVLIPSPFYAAAEDAFPHDEWQCRVMPASKESRMEQAGHAIRDGFLPPALWLPEGCSAESVAARITAEEYHREGACDSPFDGMLDTDPEIPPMLAARYPEDTVWSATTLEDYVTCPFRFYLRHVLGAEPLPEEDRDLSATAHGTIVHEVCQIFYTGWMASHDTGPGPGEKEEATARILAQAETVLARHTRSGAAWEAGMEAFLGTDGAGPGLFEEFILQETGTRAAQFVPSLFEVDFGTPDRPGSIHDAPVALPVPGEERTLLLRGVIDRVDRMADGAFLVTDYKTGSHPNQSAIIAGEALQLALYVRALEVASGAAGAGASYYEMKRRGVVNSVVVHDTRYADVLAPYPVKKMKKDAPPFREIIDTAVLAAARAAAGIRAGRFPLAADAGNCPGYCEYSHICRNSILRTLATHRTEEGA; this comes from the coding sequence ATGACCGCTGAAAGAGAGAACGACATCCCGATTCTGCCGGGTGACCTGCAGGAAGAATGCCTCCGGTTCTTTGCAACATGTGCAGCAGAAGACCCATTTACCGCCGCCTTCTGCCTGCCGACCATACGCCTTGCATCCACCCTGCGCACACGGATGATCCGGGAGGAGATACCCCATACCCAAACCCTTGTGGGGACAGCGGCAGACCTCGCAAAAGAGATCCTCGTCCGGATGGCACCGGACCTGCGTATCATCCCTGCCGAAGAGGCCAGAGTTCTGATGCACCAGGCCATCCGGGCCCACCCGGGGCGGGGCATCCTCACCCCCGGCGGGAAGGAGGGGGGGCAGCGCCTCGTACAGGACCTCTCCCGCCTCTTCCGCGTGATCGCCGAACGGGGCATCGACTACCCCTCCTGCCTCGGTGCTGCCGGAGGAGAGAAGAGCCGGGTCATAGGGGAGATCTTTGCAGACTACCGGGCACGTATGGCAGCAGAGGGGGCAGTGGACAGCCCATCGATTTGCAGCGTCGCTGCAGATGCGCTTGCCCGCTCACCGATCACGTACTCCGGCTGTATCTACGGCATCCATGCACCCCTGCCTGAGGCAAAACGGTTCCTGTCAGCGCTCAGTGGGAGCGGCGGACGCTGGATGGTCTGCCGGCCAGCCGGGGCAAACCCGGCAATCTTCGGGCCGGAGGCGCTCCCGTCCCCGGAGACCGGCAACGGCCCGGAATGGCTCTTCTCGGATACCGGCCGGCTCACCCCGCCGGCATCACTTTCCTGCGGCACGTTTCCGGACCGCAGGACAGAGTTCCGGGCCGTCGCGCAGCAGATCTCTGACCTCATCCATACCGGCACTCCGCCGGAAGCGATCGCAGTCGCCCTGCCGGACCTCCGCGCAGAAGAGAGACGGCTTACAGCCATATTTGAAGACTTCAGTATCCCCGCCGCCTCATCCACCACCCTGCCCTTAGCACAAGAACCGCTGGTTCAGGCGCTTCTTCTGCCGCTCCGGGTGGTGGCAGACGGATATGAACGACAGACGGTGGTGCAGCTCTTCTCCCAGCCGTTCTTCCGGTTCAGTGACGCTGACGGACGGCCGGTCTCCGGGAGTGAGGTGAACCATCGGGCCTGTGAGGCTGGCATCCGGGGAGGCATAGCAGCATGGGAAGACGGATTTGCCCGTCTGAAAGGGCGCCTGAAAGAGACCGCAGAAAATTCCGCAGAACCGCCCTACCGACAGGAAGGCGCCGCACGCGACTTTGCTGCGACCGAACGGGTCGAAAGGGTGGTTGCTCAACTTATCCGGGACCTGCAGCCGCTTACGACACCAAAACCAATGGGAGCCCATATCCAATCACTCCGGGACCTCTATACCCGGTGGGATGCACCCCACATCCCGCCGGCACCGGATGCAATGGTCGAAGAACGTGAAAAGACCGCCCTGCGTGAGTTCCATCAACTGCTGGACAGGATGGCTGGTACCCCGGGAGAAGAAGGGCCGGTAGTGAGCGTACGCGAGGCGGCGGCGGTCCTCACAGCCGCAGCGGCAGAGGCACGACCCGAGCATGAACCAGATACAGAGGCCGTCCAGATCTGCGGTATCCGTGAACTTCAGGGGCTGCACCTGCCGGTGGTCTTCATCGCGGACCTGACCGACGGACGGTTCCCGGACATTCCGCCCCTCCTCCCCTATACCACCGAACAGGAGGAACGGGCGATGGGCACGATGCGAAGGCGTGAGAAGCTCAGGGAAGAACGCTACTACTTCCTCGCAGCCCTCCTCTCTGCCGGGAATAAACTGTATCTCAGCCACGCGGAAAGTGACGGCGGGGTGCTCATCCCCTCCCCCTTCTATGCCGCCGCAGAGGATGCCTTCCCACACGACGAATGGCAGTGTAGGGTCATGCCCGCCTCGAAAGAGAGCCGGATGGAACAGGCCGGCCATGCCATCAGGGACGGATTTCTGCCACCGGCACTCTGGCTGCCGGAAGGCTGCTCCGCCGAATCGGTGGCCGCCCGCATCACCGCAGAGGAGTATCACCGCGAGGGGGCGTGTGACTCACCTTTTGACGGCATGCTTGACACCGACCCGGAGATCCCCCCGATGCTTGCCGCACGCTACCCGGAGGACACCGTCTGGTCGGCAACCACGCTGGAGGACTATGTCACCTGCCCCTTCCGGTTTTACCTGCGGCATGTTCTGGGCGCCGAACCCCTGCCCGAAGAGGACCGTGACCTCTCCGCCACCGCACACGGGACCATCGTCCATGAGGTCTGCCAGATCTTCTACACGGGCTGGATGGCCAGCCATGACACCGGGCCGGGACCGGGTGAAAAAGAGGAGGCAACCGCACGTATCCTTGCACAGGCAGAGACCGTGCTTGCCCGACATACCCGTTCCGGCGCTGCATGGGAAGCAGGCATGGAGGCCTTTCTCGGGACAGACGGGGCGGGTCCTGGGCTTTTTGAGGAGTTTATTCTGCAGGAGACCGGGACACGGGCTGCTCAGTTTGTGCCGTCCCTCTTTGAGGTGGATTTCGGCACTCCGGACCGCCCCGGCAGCATTCATGATGCACCGGTCGCCCTGCCTGTGCCGGGAGAGGAGCGAACCCTCCTTCTGCGGGGCGTTATCGACCGGGTGGACCGGATGGCAGACGGAGCGTTTCTGGTGACAGACTACAAGACCGGTTCCCACCCGAACCAATCGGCGATCATCGCAGGGGAGGCCCTCCAGCTGGCCCTCTATGTCCGGGCCCTTGAGGTGGCGAGCGGCGCTGCCGGTGCGGGTGCATCATACTATGAGATGAAACGCCGGGGTGTGGTGAACAGTGTGGTGGTGCATGATACCCGCTATGCAGACGTCCTTGCCCCCTACCCGGTGAAGAAAATGAAAAAAGACGCACCACCCTTCCGGGAGATCATCGACACGGCTGTTTTGGCCGCCGCCCGTGCTGCAGCAGGCATCCGGGCAGGCCGCTTCCCACTGGCAGCAGATGCAGGCAATTGTCCCGGATACTGTGAATATTCCCACATATGCCGGAACAGTATCCTCCGGACACTTGCGACACACCGCACAGAGGAGGGGGCATAG
- a CDS encoding flavodoxin family protein, with product MNVLGISGSMQANGNTAYLIKMILEAVTEANAEATCEFVSLGGHHIYPCTGCLQCREKKECTITNDDWGQIAAKMQECDVLVIGTPVYYYDVCGQIKNFIDRTYSLWHDRKLSGKYVVTVAVNGDCGADRALETLEGFANAHEFIYAGSVTGKAFLPGEIKDDAAALEDAAAIGKKIANLG from the coding sequence ATGAATGTCCTGGGAATCTCAGGGAGCATGCAGGCGAACGGAAATACCGCCTATCTCATTAAGATGATCCTTGAAGCAGTAACAGAAGCGAACGCAGAGGCAACCTGCGAGTTTGTCTCACTTGGAGGCCACCACATCTATCCGTGCACCGGGTGTCTCCAGTGCCGGGAGAAGAAGGAATGTACGATCACCAACGACGACTGGGGACAGATTGCCGCAAAGATGCAGGAATGTGACGTCCTTGTTATCGGAACACCTGTCTATTACTATGACGTTTGCGGACAGATTAAGAACTTCATCGACCGGACCTACTCACTCTGGCACGACCGGAAACTCTCCGGCAAATATGTAGTCACCGTCGCGGTGAACGGGGACTGCGGTGCAGACCGTGCCCTTGAGACACTCGAAGGGTTTGCCAATGCCCACGAGTTTATTTATGCAGGTTCAGTGACCGGAAAGGCATTCCTGCCGGGCGAGATCAAAGACGATGCAGCAGCGCTTGAGGATGCAGCCGCTATCGGAAAGAAGATCGCAAACCTCGGGTGA
- a CDS encoding GIY-YIG nuclease family protein, whose product MVEKGIYCLILYTEGAIASVGALGEVVFPAGWYIYVGSALGPGGLARVARHIRLFHGDSTSPPRWHIDYLLTDNQFVLERVISAETTERLECTLAQRLGYDGVKGFGCSDCRCTTHLLYRKENPQGECRRALTDCGCIPVEIHVPHGRTGV is encoded by the coding sequence ATGGTAGAGAAAGGCATCTACTGCCTCATCCTGTACACAGAAGGGGCGATCGCTTCGGTGGGTGCACTGGGTGAAGTGGTGTTTCCCGCCGGATGGTACATCTATGTCGGTTCGGCCCTCGGCCCGGGGGGACTCGCACGGGTTGCCCGCCACATCCGTCTCTTTCACGGAGATAGCACTTCCCCACCACGGTGGCATATTGACTATCTCCTCACGGACAACCAATTCGTGCTTGAACGTGTGATCTCTGCAGAGACGACAGAGCGGCTGGAATGCACCCTCGCCCAGCGTCTCGGATATGACGGTGTAAAAGGGTTCGGGTGCAGTGACTGCCGGTGCACCACTCATCTCCTGTACCGCAAAGAGAATCCGCAGGGTGAGTGCCGCCGTGCTCTCACGGACTGCGGGTGCATTCCGGTGGAAATTCATGTCCCCCACGGACGGACAGGAGTTTAG
- a CDS encoding MBL fold metallo-hydrolase produces MQVRWIPGEGYWANSYLCGDVLVDAGVTPMQVEAFASQITTIVLTHCHYDHIAHAHHIAYMCEAEVFIHEADEPALSQGRTEVTLSALFGERTPAVPLTGTLEDGDTIGGLKVIHTPGHTPGSICLWDSEDENLISGDTVFADGGAGRTDFPGGSQEALVQSLERLAGYDVQKLWPGHGMPVTEKGFRHIEAARRMIGYY; encoded by the coding sequence ATGCAGGTGAGATGGATTCCGGGAGAAGGATACTGGGCAAACTCCTATCTCTGCGGAGACGTGCTGGTAGACGCGGGTGTTACCCCGATGCAGGTGGAGGCTTTTGCCTCGCAGATAACAACGATTGTACTGACTCATTGCCATTATGACCATATCGCCCATGCCCATCACATTGCGTATATGTGCGAAGCAGAGGTATTCATACACGAGGCGGACGAACCGGCACTATCACAGGGGCGAACAGAGGTAACCCTCTCAGCACTCTTTGGGGAACGCACACCCGCCGTGCCCCTTACCGGAACACTGGAGGACGGAGACACCATCGGCGGTCTGAAGGTGATACACACACCCGGACATACACCGGGGTCAATATGTCTCTGGGATTCAGAAGATGAGAACCTCATATCCGGTGACACCGTCTTTGCAGACGGCGGGGCGGGCCGCACCGACTTTCCCGGCGGATCCCAGGAGGCGTTGGTGCAGTCGCTTGAGCGGCTGGCAGGGTATGATGTGCAGAAACTCTGGCCAGGTCACGGAATGCCAGTCACCGAGAAAGGATTCCGGCATATCGAGGCTGCACGCCGGATGATCGGATATTACTGA
- the thiC gene encoding phosphomethylpyrimidine synthase ThiC: MSVMQTLIRECLSGVPDEIEALARREGLDGRKMARDVVRGRIVVPANPRREHRLCAIGSGCRVKVNVNIGTSGARCDPDLELKKGEAALANGADALMDLSTGGDLAAIRKSILALDTTVGTVPIYDAVRRAGSAPDITADILFNTIRDHCRDGVDFLTLHCGVNREALASLRRDPRVMGVVSRGGAFHVTMMDATGEENPLYAEYDYLMEILKEEDVCISLGDGMRPGAVVDAGRQAKSVEYLTLGTLAARAQELGVQRMIEGPGHMPIDQITYNVKMIKELTDQAPLYLLGPLVTDIVPGYDHVSAAVGGSIAAMAGADFLCMVSPAEHLALPDLADIEEGTRVAKVAAHIGDTTRRPDKWYTEGERQMADARHALDWDRQFSLAMFPEHAKRIHERDGEIDTCSMCGDLCAVKLVRDILNEKKDEPSI; encoded by the coding sequence ATGTCTGTTATGCAGACCCTTATCAGGGAGTGCCTCTCCGGTGTGCCGGATGAGATCGAGGCACTGGCCCGTAGAGAAGGGCTTGATGGGCGAAAGATGGCACGTGATGTCGTGCGGGGACGTATCGTCGTTCCGGCAAACCCACGACGTGAACACCGTCTCTGTGCCATCGGGTCCGGATGCCGGGTGAAAGTAAATGTGAACATCGGGACCTCGGGTGCCCGGTGCGACCCGGATCTTGAACTGAAAAAGGGAGAGGCAGCGCTTGCAAACGGCGCAGATGCCCTTATGGACCTCTCCACCGGCGGAGATCTCGCCGCAATACGAAAGAGTATTCTGGCGCTGGATACAACAGTCGGCACTGTACCCATCTACGATGCAGTCCGTCGTGCGGGCAGCGCCCCCGATATCACCGCAGACATACTCTTCAATACCATCCGTGACCACTGCCGTGACGGGGTTGACTTTCTCACTTTGCACTGTGGGGTCAACCGTGAGGCGCTCGCCTCCCTGCGGCGCGACCCACGGGTAATGGGTGTAGTCTCCCGGGGAGGTGCATTCCATGTGACAATGATGGATGCCACCGGTGAGGAGAACCCCCTGTATGCGGAGTATGACTATCTGATGGAGATTCTCAAAGAAGAAGACGTTTGTATCTCGCTTGGGGACGGCATGCGCCCTGGGGCTGTCGTTGATGCAGGACGGCAGGCAAAGAGCGTTGAGTATCTCACCCTTGGTACCCTTGCCGCACGGGCGCAGGAATTGGGTGTCCAGCGGATGATTGAGGGGCCGGGACATATGCCGATAGATCAGATCACGTACAATGTGAAGATGATCAAGGAACTCACCGATCAGGCTCCGCTCTACCTATTAGGGCCGCTAGTGACAGACATTGTTCCCGGATATGACCATGTCTCTGCTGCTGTTGGCGGTTCAATTGCGGCGATGGCCGGTGCGGACTTCCTCTGCATGGTTTCTCCGGCAGAACATCTTGCCCTGCCGGATCTGGCAGACATCGAGGAGGGTACACGGGTGGCAAAAGTTGCCGCACACATTGGCGATACCACACGGAGGCCCGATAAATGGTACACGGAAGGGGAGCGGCAGATGGCCGATGCCCGTCATGCCCTCGACTGGGACCGGCAGTTCTCTCTTGCAATGTTCCCTGAGCATGCGAAACGGATTCATGAACGGGACGGGGAGATTGATACCTGCTCCATGTGCGGGGATCTCTGCGCGGTAAAACTGGTCCGTGATATCCTGAACGAGAAGAAAGACGAACCTTCAATCTGA